The window CACCTGCCGCACGACTTCGCCGACCAGCGCCGCCGTCGCCGCGTCCAGCTCACGCCTGAGAAGTATATCCACGCCCGCTTTGCCGACGGACTCCGGTTTCAGGTAAATCGTGTGCCGGCACGCGCCCGGCGCCTCGATCTCCTTGAGACGGTGGGCCAGCTTTGCCTTGCTGGCCCAGTAGCGGTCCGTGATGACCAGGTCGGGACGGGATGCCGGAAGCTCCAAAACTGCCTCATGTTGAGTAATGCCGTTGCGCGCCGCGCGCCGTTTCCGGTATTCTAGCACCTCGGCGCGGCGTGCCGGGGTATGCTACCCTGAATGCATTGCGCAGCGCGTTCGGAGGGTATGGATTTGCGAATAGTCATCGGCGCCGACCACGGGGGTTACCCGCTCAAGGGACCGCTCAAGGAGCTTGTAGCAGGCCTCGGCCACCAGGTGGTGGACGTGGGCGCCCACACCAACGACCCTCTGGACGACTACCCCGACTTCGCAAAGGCCGTTGCTGAGGCAATCGCACACGGGGAAGGCGACCGCGGCATCGTGCTGTGCGGCAGTGGGGTAGGGGCCGCAGTTGTCGCGAACAAGGTCGCCGGTGTCCGAGCAAGCGTTTGCCACGACACCTACTCGGCGAAGCAGGGCGTCGAGCACGATGACATGAACGTGCTCTGCCTGGGCGCGCGCATCATCGGCGACGTCACAGCGAAGGAGCTCGTCACCGCGTTCCTCTCAGGCAAGTTCCTGGACCAGGAAAAGTACCGCCGCCGTCTCAACAAGGTCCTCGCCATCGAGGCCGCGTGGGCGGGGCGGGGACGGCAGTGAGCAGTGGGCAGTGAGCAGTCGACTAACAGCCGAATACACGGATACACTAGCAAAAGAAAAGGCCGGAGCAATCGTTCTCCGGCCTTTTCTTTTCACTATCTTCGGCTGCCAGCTCACTGCTAACTGCCCACTGC is drawn from SAR202 cluster bacterium and contains these coding sequences:
- a CDS encoding RpiB/LacA/LacB family sugar-phosphate isomerase — its product is MDLRIVIGADHGGYPLKGPLKELVAGLGHQVVDVGAHTNDPLDDYPDFAKAVAEAIAHGEGDRGIVLCGSGVGAAVVANKVAGVRASVCHDTYSAKQGVEHDDMNVLCLGARIIGDVTAKELVTAFLSGKFLDQEKYRRRLNKVLAIEAAWAGRGRQ